GCCCTGCTGCTCGATTTTAAGATCGTATTGGCCGGGCAGGAGTGAGGGAAAGGTATACAGTCCTTCATTGTTGGTGGTGATGCGCCGCGCCGCGCCGGTCGCTTTGTTCGTCACGGTGACAGCCGCGCCCGCGACGTTAGCACCAGACGAATCGGTTATTAGGCCGGTAATTTCACCGCTGGTTTGCGCCTTGCCAGTAGCGGCCAAAACGGAGAGCAGCGCTACACTGCCTAGCATAAGAAGAAGTATCGGCCGCATTTTCATTTTCATATTTACTCCTGTTAAGATGCGCCGCAGCTTGTTAGGCTGCGGGGGACTTAGGACTGATGTGGCCTTAGTAATCCGGGGCCACCGGAACATCCATCCAGTTGATCGAGAGAATCGCGCCGATGTAATCGGGCAAAGCCTCTTAACAGCAAAGCCAGTAGTTCTGTTTGTTTGTTAGTCAAAATGGTAGGAAAACGGCATCGTTGTACTTCCGCCAGAAATACCTGACAAGTCTTTGAACGTTACACAACGTTCGGTAACGTCCCCCAGCACTGTTTCCACTACGGCAAAAACCGCCAGGCTAAAAGCACTTATGAGCGAAACGTCTCTCCAAACCAGCCAGTCTCTGACGAGCGAGCAAAAGGGTGCGGCGCTCGAAGCCGTGCTGCACAGCCAAACCTTTGCCCGTGCTGACCAGTTGAAAAGTTTCCTGAAATACGTTTGTGAAATGGAGTTGGCCGGGCGCGGTCACGAATTGACCGAGTATCTAGTCGGCATTGAAGCGCTGGGGCGACCAGCCAGTTATTCGCCGGGCGATGACTCGGCGGTGCGCACCCGGGCTTTTGCGCTCAGGAAAAAGCTACAGGAGTTTTACGAGCAGGAACAGCCCAACGCCGCCCTGCGCATCGAGTTGCTGAAAGGCTCCTACCGTCCGCACTTTGTTGAGAGCCAACCGCATCAAAAAGCGAATGGCAACGGAATGTCGGCTGAGCAACTCGCGTCGCAGCTTGTCCATTCACCTAGGGCGCACGAAGAATTAGTTCCAGCCGAAGCAACGGGCTGGCGTGAGTGGAAAGGAGGTTGGCTGCTCCCTTTCAGCGCCGGAGTCATGTTAACGACGCTGCTCGCCGCTGGGCTTTACTGGTGGCTGAGAGCCAAACCACTCTCTAACGCAGTTTCGCACAACCCGGCGCCGATTCTGGCTGAAGCCTGGGGGCCGCTGCTGGCGCCGAATGCCGATGTGTTGCTATGTGTCGCTAATCCACCCAGTTTTTCGGTACACCCAGGCTCTTACTCCCCCGCGACAACCAATATTCCATTCAACTATCCGGCGGCGCTGCCAATGCCTCAGCAGCTTCAAGAGCTATACAGCAAGCGCTATCCCGCCGCTCCAGCCAACCTGTCTTTAACCATCTCCAGTAACGCCACTTACTGGGGAGATGTGTTAGGCGCGCTGACGGCGTTCAAAATTCTGAACGCCGCAGGTGTTTCGCCGCAGATATTTCCTGAAATAGTCGTCACGATGCCGATGCTGCGACACCGCAACGTAATTTTCTTTGGCGCGCCGGATTACAGTTCAGCGGTGGCCCGCTTGCAGGAAAATTGCCCGCTGCGTGTCAATTACCTGGACGCCATCGCCGGCCCCGCCACGCCCGCAACGCCAGCGGCGCGTTATGCGATTAAACTGGGGCAACAGCAACGGCTGACGCAGGTCTTCGGCTTGATCACGGTGCTGCCCGGTGAAAGCTCGGCTAACATGCAAGATCGCACGCTGATCTTTTCGGGAGTGAATTCGGCTGGCACGCTCGCGGCAGCGGAGTTTTTCAGTTCGCCAGACCACTTACTCGCATTGAAGCAGGAGTTGAAAAAAGCCGGGCACGATACTTTCCCGCCAGCCTATCAGGTAGTGGTCAGAGCCGAAACGGATGACAGCATCCTGCTCAAATTCCATTATGAGACCTACCGCATCATCCAAACATCGGCAAGTCAGTGAAGACATTCATTCAGGGGCGACTCAGCTAAATTTTGATTGCGGCGGTCGAGACATTGCCGCTGCAAAATACCGAATTCGATCCCTGCCAGATTGAATTAGCTCTCGTGCTTTGGCGTGTAGTGAAAGTCGAGCGCCAGTTCAAAGAGCATCCATCGCTGGTTGAAAACCAGTGGCGTCAGAATCGCGTTCCGCCGCCACTCACTCTTTCGAACTCAGGACATTCTACTTCAACGTATTGAACGTGCGCCGCTCCATCTCGTCCGTAAGCGTAGGATTGAACTTGTATTTGCGCAAGAAATCTTCGGTCACGTTTGCGCCCAAGCCCGGCGCCGTCGTCGGATAAACGCCTTGAATGTCGCGCTTCACGCCGCCCGGCACGAGCTCCTGAATGACCGGTTCATCTTTCTCGAAAAATTCCAAAATCAAAAAGTTGGGAATCGAAAAACAGACGTGCATCGAGGCCAGCGTGCAGAGCGGCCCATTCGGATTGTGCGGCGCGACCGGAATGTAATAGGTGTTGGCCATCGCGGCGATTTTCTTGGTTTCGGTGATGCCGCCTGTGCGCGCGAGGTCGGGTTGGATGATGCGCACGGCCTGGCGTTCGAGCAATTCGCGGAAGCCCTGGCGGCCAAAGATGCGTTCGCCTGTCGCGAGCGGCGTTTGCGTATTGCGTTGCACCTCGGCCATCGCCGCGACGTTTTCGGGTGGCACGGCCTCTTCGTAAAAGAACAAGCGCTGCGGTTCGAGCACGCGGATGATTTCGAGTGTGGATTTGGTGTTCCAGCGCCCGTGCACGTCAATGGCGATGTCGTAATCGGGGCCGCCCGCTTCGCGGATGGCTTTGACGATGGCGGCAGCGAGGCGCAAATCCGGTTGCATGACTTCGCGGTTCATCGGCGTATTGAAAAACGGATCAAGCTTGCAGCCGGTATAACCGCGCCCGACCAGCTCTTTCGTCTTCGCGGCGTAGGCTTCCGGCGTATGCGCCAAATCTTCCGTCCAGCCGTTGGCGTATGTGCGCAGCTTCTCTTGCGCGAGTCCGCCCAGCAGTTTGTAAACCGGCACGCCCAGTTTTTTGCCGACGATGTCATAGAGCGCCATGTCAATGCCGCTGAGCGCGGCCAGCACGATGCCGCCCATGCCGTTGTAATACATAAAGCGATACATGCGCTGCCATATCGCTTCGATATTCCAGGCGCTTTGACCGATCACGACACCGCTCAGCGTGCTGACCGCCGTCGCAATCGGACGCACACCGGGATAGTTCGTGCCTTCGCCCCAGCCGACATAGCCGTCTTCGGTTTCGACGCGCACGAAAACCCAGGGCGCGCTGCCCCGCACACCGGTCAGCAGGATCGGCTCGACCTTGGCGATCTTGAGCGAATTGTCAGCCTGTTGTGCCCAGGTGTTGGTGTGGCCCGCCGCCAGCAGGCTGCCGGTCAAGCCCAAGGCGGATTGTTTAAGAAAAGAGCGGCGAGTGGAACTGTTACGTAATTTGGTGCAAACCATAAGTCCCCTTTGTGCAAGGCGTAAATAAAAAGCAGCAAGCAAACTTGTTAGTCAAATTTGCCTGCTGCTGCGTGTTTACTTGAGCTGCCTGCTCATCAGCTTTGCTTAGAACTCGATCTTCAACGCGCCCTGCAAACTACGATTGTCAGACAACGTCGAGCGAATCTGCCCCGCCGTCGGCCCGCCGATGTTCGCGTTCGGGAAGCCGAAATACGGCGTGTTGAACAGATTGAAGGCCTCGAAACGGAACTTGAAGACAACCTTCTCGGTCAAGTTGAAGTTCTTCGAGAGCGAACCGTCCACATTGAAATTGCCCGGCGCATAGAGCGTGCCGCGCGATGAGTTGCCAAACGTATTCGGCGCGGGCGCGGCGAAGGCGTCAATATCGAACCATTTGTCAGTCGTCGGATTGTCGAGTTTGCCGCTGCCGATGCGGTTGGGCCAACTCGGCGCACCATTGTTCACGCCGTTTTGTAGAAACACCGTGAACGGGCGGCCCGTCGTCGCCGTCACGATGCCCGTCGTTTGCCAGCCGCCCAACACATACGCCAGCGGGCCGCTCGTCAGCCATTTCTTGCCTTTGCCAAAGGGCGCTTCGTAAACGCTACTAAACACCAGGCGATGCTTCACGTCGTACCCTGACGGGCCGCGCCCGGCTTTGATGTTGGTGTAGGTTTGCGGATTGCCGACCGAACCGCCGCCGCTCGCCGGCGACGAACCGTAATCCAGCGATTTGCCGAAAGTGTAGCTCAGCAGGAAATTCGAGCCGCCGCTGAAGCGTTTGTTCGCCTTGACCAGCAGCCCGTTGTAACTCGACGAATTGCGGTATTGCGCAATGTTGATCGCCGAGATGTTCGCCAGCGGTTGAATCAAACGCCGCGAAGCGTTTGAGCCGGCGCCGGGCTGCACTTCGTTGACGTTGTAAAACACCGGGATGTGGATGCCGCGGCTGCCCGCGTAACCGGCTTCGAGCACGACGCTCTTGCTCAGCGCGCGTTCGATATTCAAGCCATACGACTGCGCGTAAGGCGTCAGGTTCGAGAACTCATGCCCGATGATCGTCGGCACTGGCACGACGGCATTCAGCGCCGCCGTCGTCGTCGGCTTGAATTGCACCGGCGTCGGGAACGGGCGATTGATCGTCGTCACGGTGGCGAAATTTGCCGGCGTCGTGTCGTTGGCATAGCTTTGCGACACTGACAATGGAATGTTCTGACCCAACAGATTGCCCGCCGCATACGGTTCGGGGAAATAGCTGATGCCATAGCCGCCACGCACGACGGTCTTGGCGTTGCCGAACACGTCGTAAGCGAAGCCCAGGCGTGGGCCGAAGTTTTTGTAATGCGTCTCTTTGCCCGCCGAACGCGAATAGCCCTCTTCGCCCGCGTAAATCAGCCGCAGCTTGTTGGGGTCGAAGTTGACGATCAGGTCGCGGTTCTCGACGTCCGGCGTATAGACCTCATAACGCAAACCCGCGTTGACGGTCAGGCGGCTGGTGACTTTGATGTCGTCCTGAATGAAGCCCGCGAATTCCTTATTCGTCAGGTAGTAGTTCTCGTTCAGGAAGCCACGCGAACCGTTGATGGTATAGCCGAGCAAGAGCGTCGCCAGCCCCGTGCCCGTGCCGCCCACCGCCGCGCCCGCTGAAAACGGCAGCCGTGTGTATTCGTTGCCCAGCGTGAACGCGCCGCGCGTGTTCGATTGCGTAAACGGTGACGGTTTACGGTCAACGAAGTGGAAGCCGAATTTCAGCGTCTGTTTGTTGAGCGTGTAAAACAGGTTGCTGGTGAATTGATAGTGCGTCTGTTTGGGATTGACCGGCAGGAAGTTCGGCCCGCCGCTCAAACCGGTCAGGTCGGTGATGGTGATGTTGGGTAGCCCCGACGTGAATTGCGAAATGTTGATGCCCTGAATGCCCAGCGAAGTCGAGGCATTGTGGCCGTAATCGGATTGCACCGTGCGCGGGTTGGTGCGCGCAAACCCGACGCGCAATTCCAGCAAGAGCGCGGGAGAGAAGGTGTGCGTGTGATTCAGCGCCAGCCCCTGCGTGCGCAAGGTCGTGTTCTGAATGCCCGCGACAAAGGGGCCGAGGTCGAACTTGCTCTTGGCAAAATCCGGCGTCGGCAGACAGCAAGCGGCCTGTCCCTGCGGCGCGTCCAGGCGAAAGTCGCCAAAGCTGTAGCGCGCGAAAAACTTGTCGCGGTCGCTGAACTCGTGATCGAAGCGGAAAGTGTAGGAGTTGTCGCCCACGTCGCGGCCAACCACCGAGGTATAGTTGTTGGTCAAACTGCTGTTTTGCGGCAGCGGATAAATGCTCGCCACGTTGAAGCCCACCGGATTGATGCGCGCCGTGGGAATGAGGTTGTTGGCAAAGGCCGAACGCAGGATTTGCGGATTGGCCGCGCTCACCGCCGCCGCCGCATTGAAGTTCGGATTGTTTCGCGTCGTCAGCGGATCGAACATCATGCCGGCGCGCGCCTGCACCGTCAGATTATTCGTGTCGCTCACCATCAACGGCGTGGTGAACGCGCCGCCGCACGAACCCGCCGCGCCGGCTGTATTGGTGCACAGATTCGCGCCCAGGTATTCGCTGAAATCGCCCGTGCGCGCCTTGGCCGTCGGCACGCTGTTGACGAAGGTCGTGCCGCGAATCTCGCGCAGGCCCGCGTAATCGAAAAAGAAAAAGCTCTTGTTCTTGCCGTTGTAAACCTTGGGCACCCAAACCGGCCCGCTCACATACCCGCCGAATTGATTACGGCGAAAGGGCGGCTTTTTGGTGGGACGCGGGTTGACGAACTGATGCTGAAAGGCGTCGAGCTTGTCGTTGCGCAGAAATTCAAACACGCCGCCGTGCCAATTGTTCGAGCCGGATTTGGTCGAAACCGAGACCACGCCAGCGCCGCGTCCGTATTCCGCCGAAAAGGTACCCGTCAACGCCTTGAACTCACGCACTGATTCCACCGTCGGTTGCACAATGACGGTGTTAAAGGTGTATTCGTTGTTGTCAATGCCGTCAATCAGCCAGCCGTTCGAGTTGGCGTGATGGCCCAGCGAATTGAAATTCGACGAGGCACGCGGATTGAACGTCGAAGCGCCCGACAGATTCTCGCCCTGTTGTCCTGGCGTGACGCCCGGTACCAAATAAACCAGTTGCGCGAAGTTGCGCCCGTTGAGTGGCAACTCCTTGACCGAACGCTCTTCGATCACCTGGCCGAGTTCCGACGATTCGGTGTTGACCAGGGTCGTCGCGGCGGTGACTTCGGCGATTTCGGCGAGTTGGCCGACTTCGAGGTTGAAATCAATGCGTGCCTTTTGGTCAATCTGGACGACGACGTTGTTGGTGACGCCTTTTTTGAAGCCTTGCGCTTCGACCGCCACGCTATAGGTGCCGGGTATCAGAAACGGCGCTTGGTAATTCCCTTCTTCATCGGTCGTGTAATTGGTCGCCATGCTCTTGCCGACTTCGGTCACGATGACTTTGGCGCCTTTGACCGCCGCGCCGGAATTGTCTTTCACCGTGCCCAGAATACTGCCCGTGGTGACCTGCGCTTGCGCGCTCAGCGCTAGAGCGCATAAAAAGCCGAAGCCGCTAACCAAGGCAAACAATCGCTTGCCGACTTGCTGGAAATACATTGCATCTCTCCTGTGTTAAATGAGAATCAAGCAGTACCGCAACAACGGCATGAGCGCTCTTTGCCTCATGTCTTGTTTGAGTTTTGCTTGCTGCTGGCACGTTTTCTTACTCTGTTGCGTGCCCTTTTGCTCGTTCGTCGTGACAAGCCGCGTCAATGACCACGGTGCTCGCCAAAATCAGTACATCGTCTTCGCCCGGCGCAATCTCGACGCCGTAACTATCTGTCCATGAAAACCAGCGTTTTGTGACGGTGGCGACAACTCGTTCACTGCGTTTGAATTCATATTCGTGCTCGAACAGGCTGCCCTCGGCCCGCAAATCATCCTCTGCATTTGGCCCCGGCACATCCACCGTGTAGCCGCAAATAAAGAAGTTGAAGAAGTCTTTTTTGACCACGGCATAGAGTTCGCCGTCGCGCTGAATCTCGTAACTCGGCGTCAACGCCAGCAGCTTCTGCTTGATGCTGGCCAATTCTTTGCCAGTGCAATCCTGCAAAGAGAACCGGTCGCCGAGGCTAACCGCCTTGCCATCCACATAAAAGGCGTTGTTGCCCTTTTCATCTTTGATATAGAAGTCAGCGCCAAACGAGAACAGCTTTTGTTTCATTAGGTAGCGCATACAAATGCTCTGTTTGACTCGATCATCTCTCAGTTGCGTGTATGGTTCGTAGTCCCGGCGTCAGCCGGAAGGCTTGGGCAAGCGAATCATTCCGCCTACAGGCAGGACTATAAACTTCCAGACACCCAACTGAAAACCGATTTAGGTGGCCCGATGGCCGTGGCGGCCTCCTCACGAAAGCGATGGGAGCAAAACAGCGCAACCGATTCTCAGCGTAGTTGACCTTAGCTTGATCTTCCGAAGCCCAGAGAAAGAATTGCCAAAAACCGGGGCCGTAGCGCAACCACCACGGGCACAGCCCGAAGGTCGTCGCGTTACGGCTCCGATATCAAAGCATACCCTTTCCCGGTCTCGAATAAGACCGGGCTAAACTCAACTAGCAAAGATTGGCTGAGCCGCTAGACAATAGCTTCCGCCCAACGAGTCCTTTTGCACGGTCGGTTTGTAATGCCAGCAAAGCCTTTGCAGATGGCAAGGCCATTGGTTTTGAATTAGTTTGAACCCAGCAAAGCACTGAATAGTTCGGTGACAAGAATTTGCGAAACTCTTGTACTGCCCAAAGAAAGTTCTGGCAAGTATTGGAACGTTACAAAACGTTTGCTAACATCTGGCCGCAGGTTTGGCTAACACTAAACACCGCTGATTCCCAAACACTTATGCACGCAACCGCCCTGGAACCTGACCACTCAATTTCCGCCGAGCAAAAGCAGGCCGCCCTCGAAGCCGTGCTGCACAGCCAGACGTTTGCGCGCGCGGACCAGTTAAAAAGCTTTCTGAAATACATCTGTGAAATGGAACTGGCGGGGCGGGGTCACGAGTTGACCGAATACTCGATCGGAGTCGAGGCACTGGGGCGGCCTGTCAATTACTCGCCAGGCGATGATTCGGCGGTGCGTAACCGCGCGTTCGCGCTACGCAAAAAGTTACAGGAGTATTACGAACTCGAACAGCCCGTTGCGCCTGTCCGCATTGAACTGAATAAAGGCTCTTACTGTCCGCATTTTTTAAGCGGCCCACTGGCTGCCCAGTCGAAAGGTTTGGCGTTGGCCGCTTCCTCACCTGTCGTCGAACCGCTCGTGCCGCGGCCTGTAAGCCAGGAAGAAGCGCTGGCGGTTGCGCCTCAAACGCCCCCTGCCAAAAGGAATTGGTTGAGGGGATTCGTAGCCGGAGCCGCATTGATGGCGTTGACGGCTGGCGCACTTTATTGGTTCACCAGCCTGCGCCCAAATACGGCGGCGCAAACAGCGGCGCTCGCGCCTATCATCGCTGAAGCCTGGGGACCGTTGCTCACGCCCAATGCCGAAGTCTTGGTGTGTGTCGCCAATCCACCGAGCCTTTCGGTGCACCCTGACGTTATTTCAGGTTCGCCCTTTGCCACCTTCAATGATCCCAACGCCCGGCCCTTGCCCCTGGAATTGCTGGATTGGATCAAAGAACGCTACCCGACCACCAGCGGCCAACAACATTTGACGCTGACCACGAATAGTACTTATTGGGGTGATGCGCTCGGCGCGCTCACGGCCTATAAAACACTCGCGGCGGCAGGCACGGCGCCACGGTTGTTTCCTGAAATGGTGCTTTCCATGCCGGCCTTGCGGCAACGCAATGTCGTGTTGCTGGGCGCGGCGGAATACAGTCCGGCCATCGCGCATTTTCTGGCAAAGTGTCCGCTCACCGCCAACTTCTTGAATGGTATCGCCGCCACCGGGCAGCCGCAGCAACCGCTTTACCAGATAAAACGCGATCAGAGTAAGCGGATGACCCAGGTCTTTGGGTTAATTACAGTGCTGCCCAGCGATAGCTCGGTTAATCAGCAACATCGCACCGTCATCTTTTCCGGCATCAACTCCGCAGGCACACAGGCCGCTGCCGAGTTCTTCACTTCGCCGGAAAACCTACAGGTCCTGAAACAGCAACTCGCCAAGGACGGGCACACGACCTTTCCGCCCGCTTATCAGGTCGTCGTCCGGGTTGAAACCGATGACAACATTCTGCTGAATTATCATTACGAAACTTACCGGCTGATTCCACTTCCAGCAGGTCATTGATCGGCCTCAACGATAAACGTGCGGCACGCGCGCCGAAATTCCAGTCACGACTTCATACGACACGGTCCCTAGTAATGCGGCGACCTCTTCGGCGGTGATGCGCCGCGCGCCTTGCGCGCCAAGCAACACGACTTCATCATCGAGCGCGACCTCAAGCACTTCGGACACGTCAATCATCGTCAAATCCATGCTCACGCGCCCCACAATCGGCGCGCTACACCCGCGCACCAGCACGTGTCCCTGATTCGACAAAGCGCGCCGCAAACCATCTGCATAACCAATCGGGATCGTCGCAATCCGGCTCTCACGTTGCGTGACAAAGGTTGCGCCATAACCGATTGCCGTACCCGCAGGTACCGTCTTCAACCAGGCGATGCGCGAATGCAGGGAGAGCACGGGACGCACAGCGGGCGGTGTCGCGCCCGGTTTCAGAATGTCGCCCGTCAGCCCATAGAGCAAGGCTCCCACCCGCACCAGCGTGCCGCGGGCCTGTGCATAGCCATGCATTCCCGCACTATTCGCTAGATGCCGCCACGTCGGCTCGAAGCCCTGCGACTTCAGAATCACCAGCGCTTCGTCGTAGCGTGCCAGTTGTGCCAAGGTATAAGAACTATTTTCATCGTCGGCGCTGGCGAAATGCGTCATCAACCCGTCCAGTTCCAGATGTGTGAATTGTTTGAAGGCTTCGGCAAAGGCCGCGAGCTCAGCCAGCGGCAAGCCAAAGCGGCCCATCCCCGTGTCTACTTTGACGTGCACCTTGACGCGGCAGCCCTGGGCGCGCGCGGCTTCATTCAGCGTCGCCGCCGCATCCAGACGAAAGAGCGCGGGCGTCAGGTTGTGTGTGATGATTTCGCCAGCCTGGGCGGGCCAGAATCCACCCAGGCAGAAGATCGGTTTGGCAATACCCGCCGCGCGCAATTCGAGCGCCTCTTCGATCAGCGCGACGCCAAACCAGTCCGCACCCGCCTCTTCTAAAACCTGAGCGCAACGCAGCGCGCCGTGCCCGTAGGCGTCCGCCTTGACGATGGACATAAGCTGGGTTGGCGGGTTCAACTGCTGTTTGAGCGTCCGGCAATTGTGCGCGAGGTTGGCGAGCGAGATTTCCACCCAGGTCGGGCGGGATGACGACGGCTGTATCATGCGGGCATCAACCTTCGCGGAATTTGTCTTCAAACTTGGTGAGTTGTTTGAGGAAGACCAACTCGACCGCCCCGGTCGGGCCGTTGCGCTGTTTGCCAATAATAATTTCAGCGATGTTCTGCTTCTCGGTTTCGGGTTTGTAGTAGTCCTCGCGGTAAATGAACATCACGACGTCGGCGTCCTGCTCGATGCTGCCCGATTCACGCAAATCTGAAAGCTGCGGACGGCTGCCCGTGCGTTGTTCCGGCGCGCGCGAAAGCTGCGAAAGCGCGATCAGCGGGACATTCAATTCCTTGGCCAGCATCTTCAGTTCGCGCGAAATTTGGGAAACTTCCTGTTGGCGCGATTCGATGCGCCCGCGCCCGCTCATCAACTGCAAGTAATCAATCACGATCAAGTCGAGCGATTTCTGCTCATTTTTCAAGCGGCGGGCTTTGGCGCGCATTTCCAGCACGGACATGCCCGGCGTGTCATCCAGAAAAACCTTAGCCTCTGAAAGCTCGCCCACGGCCAGTGCGAGTTTGCGCCAGTCATCTTTGCTGAGCATCCCACTGCGCAAGCGGTGCGCGTCAATGCGCGCTTGCGAACAGAGCATGCGGTTGACCAACTGCTCCTTGCTCATTTCCAGCGAGAAGACGCCGACGACGGCCTTTTGGCCGTGATGTTGCACGCGCAGTGCGGCGTTTTGCG
This sequence is a window from Acidobacteriota bacterium. Protein-coding genes within it:
- a CDS encoding LURP-one-related family protein, with the protein product MRYLMKQKLFSFGADFYIKDEKGNNAFYVDGKAVSLGDRFSLQDCTGKELASIKQKLLALTPSYEIQRDGELYAVVKKDFFNFFICGYTVDVPGPNAEDDLRAEGSLFEHEYEFKRSERVVATVTKRWFSWTDSYGVEIAPGEDDVLILASTVVIDAACHDERAKGHATE
- a CDS encoding carboxypeptidase regulatory-like domain-containing protein; the protein is MYFQQVGKRLFALVSGFGFLCALALSAQAQVTTGSILGTVKDNSGAAVKGAKVIVTEVGKSMATNYTTDEEGNYQAPFLIPGTYSVAVEAQGFKKGVTNNVVVQIDQKARIDFNLEVGQLAEIAEVTAATTLVNTESSELGQVIEERSVKELPLNGRNFAQLVYLVPGVTPGQQGENLSGASTFNPRASSNFNSLGHHANSNGWLIDGIDNNEYTFNTVIVQPTVESVREFKALTGTFSAEYGRGAGVVSVSTKSGSNNWHGGVFEFLRNDKLDAFQHQFVNPRPTKKPPFRRNQFGGYVSGPVWVPKVYNGKNKSFFFFDYAGLREIRGTTFVNSVPTAKARTGDFSEYLGANLCTNTAGAAGSCGGAFTTPLMVSDTNNLTVQARAGMMFDPLTTRNNPNFNAAAAVSAANPQILRSAFANNLIPTARINPVGFNVASIYPLPQNSSLTNNYTSVVGRDVGDNSYTFRFDHEFSDRDKFFARYSFGDFRLDAPQGQAACCLPTPDFAKSKFDLGPFVAGIQNTTLRTQGLALNHTHTFSPALLLELRVGFARTNPRTVQSDYGHNASTSLGIQGINISQFTSGLPNITITDLTGLSGGPNFLPVNPKQTHYQFTSNLFYTLNKQTLKFGFHFVDRKPSPFTQSNTRGAFTLGNEYTRLPFSAGAAVGGTGTGLATLLLGYTINGSRGFLNENYYLTNKEFAGFIQDDIKVTSRLTVNAGLRYEVYTPDVENRDLIVNFDPNKLRLIYAGEEGYSRSAGKETHYKNFGPRLGFAYDVFGNAKTVVRGGYGISYFPEPYAAGNLLGQNIPLSVSQSYANDTTPANFATVTTINRPFPTPVQFKPTTTAALNAVVPVPTIIGHEFSNLTPYAQSYGLNIERALSKSVVLEAGYAGSRGIHIPVFYNVNEVQPGAGSNASRRLIQPLANISAINIAQYRNSSSYNGLLVKANKRFSGGSNFLLSYTFGKSLDYGSSPASGGGSVGNPQTYTNIKAGRGPSGYDVKHRLVFSSVYEAPFGKGKKWLTSGPLAYVLGGWQTTGIVTATTGRPFTVFLQNGVNNGAPSWPNRIGSGKLDNPTTDKWFDIDAFAAPAPNTFGNSSRGTLYAPGNFNVDGSLSKNFNLTEKVVFKFRFEAFNLFNTPYFGFPNANIGGPTAGQIRSTLSDNRSLQGALKIEF
- a CDS encoding mandelate racemase/muconate lactonizing enzyme family protein; this encodes MVCTKLRNSSTRRSFLKQSALGLTGSLLAAGHTNTWAQQADNSLKIAKVEPILLTGVRGSAPWVFVRVETEDGYVGWGEGTNYPGVRPIATAVSTLSGVVIGQSAWNIEAIWQRMYRFMYYNGMGGIVLAALSGIDMALYDIVGKKLGVPVYKLLGGLAQEKLRTYANGWTEDLAHTPEAYAAKTKELVGRGYTGCKLDPFFNTPMNREVMQPDLRLAAAIVKAIREAGGPDYDIAIDVHGRWNTKSTLEIIRVLEPQRLFFYEEAVPPENVAAMAEVQRNTQTPLATGERIFGRQGFRELLERQAVRIIQPDLARTGGITETKKIAAMANTYYIPVAPHNPNGPLCTLASMHVCFSIPNFLILEFFEKDEPVIQELVPGGVKRDIQGVYPTTAPGLGANVTEDFLRKYKFNPTLTDEMERRTFNTLK
- the alr gene encoding alanine racemase, whose amino-acid sequence is MIQPSSSRPTWVEISLANLAHNCRTLKQQLNPPTQLMSIVKADAYGHGALRCAQVLEEAGADWFGVALIEEALELRAAGIAKPIFCLGGFWPAQAGEIITHNLTPALFRLDAAATLNEAARAQGCRVKVHVKVDTGMGRFGLPLAELAAFAEAFKQFTHLELDGLMTHFASADDENSSYTLAQLARYDEALVILKSQGFEPTWRHLANSAGMHGYAQARGTLVRVGALLYGLTGDILKPGATPPAVRPVLSLHSRIAWLKTVPAGTAIGYGATFVTQRESRIATIPIGYADGLRRALSNQGHVLVRGCSAPIVGRVSMDLTMIDVSEVLEVALDDEVVLLGAQGARRITAEEVAALLGTVSYEVVTGISARVPHVYR
- the dnaB gene encoding replicative DNA helicase, translated to MADRRGDAALDKQMPNNVEAERLILGVILLDNSTINQAAERLKPDDFFLPSHKRIYEKMIYLYEQGRAIDPITLQEELRRAGELEQVGGAAYIASLFDGVPRFSNLDNYTRITKGKSTLRRLIHAASQVMTMAFDEEEEPELILDQAERLILGIAEDRIKQGFTPLSEVAESQLKHIEEIAGRGQLITGIATGFTDLDYMTSGLQRGDLIIVAARPSMGKTAFCLNVAQNAALRVQHHGQKAVVGVFSLEMSKEQLVNRMLCSQARIDAHRLRSGMLSKDDWRKLALAVGELSEAKVFLDDTPGMSVLEMRAKARRLKNEQKSLDLIVIDYLQLMSGRGRIESRQQEVSQISRELKMLAKELNVPLIALSQLSRAPEQRTGSRPQLSDLRESGSIEQDADVVMFIYREDYYKPETEKQNIAEIIIGKQRNGPTGAVELVFLKQLTKFEDKFREG